From Staphylothermus hellenicus DSM 12710, a single genomic window includes:
- a CDS encoding tyrosine-type recombinase/integrase — MPKYEALLEAVKKAKYHVDRARYRLRDLALVSILIYTGCRIGEVLELRLEDINFKK; from the coding sequence ATTCCAAAATATGAGGCTCTCCTAGAAGCGGTTAAGAAGGCTAAGTATCATGTTGATAGAGCTAGGTATAGGCTTAGGGATCTAGCATTAGTAAGCATATTGATTTATACGGGCTGCCGTATTGGTGAAGTGTTGGAGCTAAGGCTTGAAGACATTAATTTCAAAAAATAA
- a CDS encoding 30S ribosomal protein S27e — protein MVKKRKILIPQPRSRFLKVVCKVCGAENIVFSHATFPVRCKVCGTVLVKPTGGKAYILRDRAEIVAELG, from the coding sequence ATGGTTAAGAAGAGAAAAATCCTAATCCCCCAACCCAGAAGCAGGTTTTTAAAAGTAGTATGTAAAGTATGCGGAGCAGAAAACATAGTATTCAGCCACGCAACATTCCCCGTTAGATGCAAAGTATGCGGAACAGTCCTCGTAAAACCAACAGGAGGAAAGGCATACATTCTAAGAGACCGTGCAGAAATAGTGGCAGAACTAGGCTAA